The Haploplasma axanthum region AATTTGCTTTTTCAATTACTGAATCATTCATACCTAATCTTTTAGCAATCAATCTTGCATGTGAATCACCACTAATTCCATGTTGTAAGTAATATAATGGTTTTAAACTATCTTTATCAAATGCTACGCTAGCAGTTAAAATCCCTTCAGATTCATAAGCATATGTTTTTAATTCAGAGTAATGTGATGTAACAACAAGTCTAATATCTTTTTTATTAAACTCTTCAATTATAGCTATTGCAAGTGCAACACCTTCAATAGGATCAGTACCACTTCCAAGTTCATCTAATAAGATTAAACTATTATCAGTCAAAGTATTTAAAAATTTTATAACTCTAGCAATATGTGATGAGAATGTTGACAAAGAATTTATAATTGATTGCTCATCGCCAATATCGGCAAATATATTATCAAATACTGCAATTTCACTTTCTTCATTTACTGGTATTAAAATTCCAGATTGTAGCATAATTGTAAGTAAACCAATAGTCTTTAATGCGACTGTCTTACCACCAGTGTTTGGACCAGTTATTAGTAATATATTGTTATTTTTATCAAGTTCTAAACTTATTGGTACTGCAATCTTTTGATCTAATAAAGGATGTTTCCCATTAATAAGTTTAATTCTTCCTTGATTATTTAGTCTTGGTAAAATACCATTTGTTGCTAGTGAATATTTAGCTTTAGCATGAATTAGGTCCAACTCAATGAACTTACTGAAATTTTCTTTTAAAGATTCAAAATTCTTATTTACATCTTGGGTTATTATAGTTAATATTTTAGTAATCTCTTTTTCTTCTAAAATCTTATTCAATTCAATTTCAGCAGTAATATGTAAACTTAATTCAGGTTCAATAAAAACAGTTTGGCGCGATGATGAAACATCATGAATTACTCCTTTAACTTTATTCTTTGAACCTTCTTTTACTGCTAAACAATAACGACCATTTCTTGTTACAATTATATTTTCAGATAAATAGTCTTGATAAGTATTTAGTAGTTTTTGAAGTTTAGTTTCTAAATCTAATTGAAGCTTTTTGATTAATGTTCTTAATCTTTTTAATTCTTTTGATGCATCATCAAAAATTTCACCATAATCAGTAAACGTTTGATTCAAAATACTCAATAATCTTAAGTGATCATTAAACTTTATTTTTTCAGTAACGTACTCTAATTTA contains the following coding sequences:
- a CDS encoding endonuclease MutS2, whose product is MSFSTKTLEFDAIKTQVQKYAYSEITKNRIEEMLPETNLFKINKITNETNEILKIVARFGTIPFLENFDNNILSNDNILERVYSLEELLYLRLYLIMEQNITNYFLISKEFKLEYVTEKIKFNDHLRLLSILNQTFTDYGEIFDDASKELKRLRTLIKKLQLDLETKLQKLLNTYQDYLSENIIVTRNGRYCLAVKEGSKNKVKGVIHDVSSSRQTVFIEPELSLHITAEIELNKILEEKEITKILTIITQDVNKNFESLKENFSKFIELDLIHAKAKYSLATNGILPRLNNQGRIKLINGKHPLLDQKIAVPISLELDKNNNILLITGPNTGGKTVALKTIGLLTIMLQSGILIPVNEESEIAVFDNIFADIGDEQSIINSLSTFSSHIARVIKFLNTLTDNSLILLDELGSGTDPIEGVALAIAIIEEFNKKDIRLVVTSHYSELKTYAYESEGILTASVAFDKDSLKPLYYLQHGISGDSHARLIAKRLGMNDSVIEKANYLYARKETDLSKIIGKLNEEKKQLEIERKRLSDLEGKYNFEKDNLELTRKKLIDEQNTVIDQIRKKELEKWQEKEIEVQLLIEEIENNKNVKEHHIADLKGKISEKPHKDISYDKTKTFNVGDQVYIKSYQQYGIVKEKKDNKYRVKFGIFDLEFKLSDLEMFDSKKKVEKKEIKKVNKNQNKHDVSTSSSMRVDLRGFRFEDVHDELDKAIDKALISNLHSLTIIHGFGTGAVRKAVYDYIAKSKLIASHRYGQEGEGLNGVTVITLK